In one Juglans regia cultivar Chandler chromosome 11, Walnut 2.0, whole genome shotgun sequence genomic region, the following are encoded:
- the LOC109007775 gene encoding protein S-acyltransferase 18-like yields MMRRHGWQRPLHPLQVVGMVVYVFLVLFFYTFLGLFLGNRVAEITVTTIFSFMALSVMFLFVRCTAIDPTDKTSLRKNKRAKSKSGLVKLNYGFVMGQIVVRFLRRVERKILRTFIRRKYLDPWKTSAQIEPLLLPFPLVTKDDAIPPHLKEDDISFCSLCDFEVKRHSKHCRTCNRCVEGFDHHCRWLNNCVGKRNYTTFILLMISVLSMLIIEGGTAIAIFVRCFADKEGIERELVKKLYTRFPRGVLATISVLLFLMTAYGSAALGQLFFFHLVLIRKGMRTYDYILAMKEENQSMELDTFNDSDFSSDESTDFDSPEKPSFVSRFICRGDKGNQNPPRLSIRIDRHPEPPTTSKKQGFHVSIDPWKLIKLSREKALMAAEKARQRLKKKPLAEHDPLKPLPLETKSGPLMNTDRIVSNAGTGLTPLILKGRHPGSPGSFSSPRRRFSGSPTMFSGVVASPKHKYRSSFDLKLTEVSRELENYISRQVLCSVIKKDGSEASPR; encoded by the exons ATGATGAGACGCCATGGCTGGCAACGCCCTCTCCACCCTCTACAG GTAGTGGGAATGGTAGTTTACGTTTTTCTGGTTTTGTTCTTCTATACTTTCCTGGGTCTCTTCCTTGGAAACAGAGTTGCCGAAATTACGGTCAccacaatattttcctttatg GCACTTTCTGTTATGTTTCTCTTTGTAAGGTGTACCGCCATCGACCCGACTGACAAAACGAGccttaggaaaaataaaagagccaAATCCAAGAGTGGGTTGGTGAAGCTGAACTACGGGTTTGTAATGGGTCAGATAGTTGTGAGGTTTTTAAGGAGGGTAGAAAGGAAGATTCTTAGGACTTTTATCAGGAGGAAGTATCTGGATCCATGGAAGACGAGTGCTCAAATAGAGCCTTTGCTGCTTCCATTTCCACTTGTCACGAAGGATGATGCTATACCACCCCATCTAAAAGAGGATGACATCTCATTTTGCTCGCTATGTGATTTTGAG GTGAAAAGGCACAGCAAGCACTGTAGAACCTGCAACCGCTGTGTTGAAGGGTTTGATCACCATTGCAGG TGGTTAAACAACTGTGTTGGGAAAAGGAATTACACGACATTCATTCTTCTAATGATTTCCGTCTTGTCAATG CTAATCATTGAAGGAGGAACTGCCATTGCAATATTCGTTAGGTGCTTTGCAGATAAGGAAGGAATTGAGAGGGAGCTGGTGAAGAAGCTTTACACTCGGTTCCCAAGAGGGGTTCTTGCCACAATATCG GTACTTCTGTTTCTCATGACAGCTTATGGTTCAGCTGCCCTAGGACAACTTTTCTTCTTTCACCTGGTTCTCATTCGGAAG GGAATGAGAACCTATGACTACATCTTGGCGATGAAGGAGGAAAACCAATCGATGGAACTGGATACTTTTAATGATTCTGATTTCTCGTCTGATGAAAGCACTGACTTTGATTCCCCCGAAAAGCCATCATTTGTGTCACGGTTTATATGTCGAGGAGACAAGGGAAATCAG AACCCGCCAAGGTTGTCCATAAGGATTGATAGACATCCTGAGCCACCCACAACGTCCAAGAAACAAGGCTTCCATGTAAGCATTGATCCATGGAAACTGATAAAGTTGAGCAGGGAAAAAGCTCTGATGGCAGCCGAGAAGGCCAGACAAAGGCTGAAGAAGAAGCCATTGGCAGAACATGATCCGTTAAAGCCACTGCCTCTTGAGACTAAATCCGGACCGCTGATGAACACGGATAGGATTGTGTCCAATGCTGGAACAGGCTTAACACCTCTCATTTTGAAAGGAAGGCATCCAGGCTCACCCGGAAGCTTTTCAAGCCCTAGAAGGCGGTTTTCTGGATCTCCAACCATGTTCTCTGGCGTTGTGGCATCGCCAAAGCATAAGTACAGAAGCAGTTTTGACTTGAAGTTAACGGAGGTGTCCAGGGAGCTTGAAAACTACATTTCAAGGCAGGTTTTATGCTCTGTAATTAAGAAGGATGGGAGTGAGGCATCCCCAAGATAG
- the LOC109007777 gene encoding probable polygalacturonase isoform X2 — protein sequence MRRSLALVGLLLVVALLSDAPWAARGSSHCKHTYSEDIRPHSVTITEFGAVGDGITLNTKAFQNAIFYLNSFSDKGGAKLFVPAGRWLTGSFDLISHLTLWLDKDAVILGSTNSADWPVIDPLPSYGRGRELPGGRHQSLIYGRNLTDVIITGDNGTIDGQGDIWWEWFGTGNLNYTRPHLVELMNSTGVVISNLTFLNSPFWTIHPVYCSQVTVQNVTILAPLDSPNTDGIDPDSSDNVCIEDCYISTGDDLIAIKSGWDEYGIAYARPCTNIIIRRLIGETRTSAGIAIGSEMSGGVSEVHAENLRFFKSSTGILIKTSPGRGSYVRDIYVSNVTLADVDIAIRFIGYYGEHPDEFYDPNELPTIERITLKDITGENIKLAGLLEGIEGDNFLNICLANITLNVTSESPWNCSYIQGYSDLVSPETCEPLKEIISPERYSDCYHLSDHLRSSRNQKKGAWSLSW from the exons ATGAGGAGATCTTTAGCT CTGGTGGGTTTGCTTCTGGTGGTTGCCTTGCTCAGTGATGCTCCATGGGCTGCCAGGGGCAGCTCACATTGCAAGCATACGTACTCTGAGGATATTCGACCTCACAGTGTCACGATTACTGAATTTGGCGCGGTTGGAGATGGGATCACTCTCAACACAAAAGCGTTTCAGAATGCCATATTCTACCTCAATTCATTTTCTGACAAAGGTGGGGCCAAACTTTTTGTCCCAGCTGGCCGGTGGTTGACAGGAAGCTTCGATCTCATCAGTCATCTTACTCTGTGGTTAGATAAGGATGCAGTAATTCTTGGATCAACA AACTCCGCTGATTGGCCAGTCATTGATCCTCTACCATCATATGGCCGAGGTAGGGAGTTGCCAGGTGGAAGGCATCAAAGCCTCATTTATGGACGCAATTTGACGGATGTAATTATAACAG GTGATAATGGAACTATCGACGGTCAAGGTGACATCTGGTGGGAGTGGTTTGGGACTGGAAACCTGAACTATACACGACCCCATTTGGTTGAGTTGATGAACTCAACCGGGGTTGTCATCTCAAACCTAACCTTCTTGAATTCTCCATTTTGGACCATTCATCCTGTATATTGCAG CCAAGTTACTGTCCAGAATGTCACAATCCTTGCTCCTCTTGATTCTCCAAATACAGATGGGATAGATCCAG ACTCCTCTGATAATGTTTGCATTGAAGACTGTTACATTAGCACTGGAGATGATCTGATTGCCATCAAAAGTGGGTGGGATGAGTATGGCATTGCATATGCTCGTCCGTGTACAAACATCATCATCCGCAGGCTAATTGGAGAGACTCGAACAAGCGCAGGGATTGCAATTGGCAGTGAGATGTCTGGAGGCGTGTCAGAGGTTCATGCAGAAAACCTTAGATTTTTCAAATCAAGCACAGGTATCTTAATAAAGACATCTCCTGGAAGGGGTAGTTATGTAAGAGATATCTACGTATCAAATGTGACTTTGGCTGATGTGGATATAGCTATAAGGTTTATCGGTTACTATGGAGAGCACCCAGATGAGTTTTATGACCCAAATGAGCTCCCTACAATAGAGAGAATAACTCTCAAAGATATCACAGGAGAGAATATTAAACTTGCAGGTCTCCTTGAGGGCATAGAAGGggacaattttctcaacatttgCCTTGCCAACATTACTCTTAATGTAACTTCAGAATCTCCTTGGAACTGCTCTTATATTCAAGGGTATTCTGACTTAGTTTCCCCAGAAACTTGTGAGCCTCTCAAGGAAATAATCTCTCCTGAGCGTTACTCAGATTGTTACCATCTATCAGATCACTTGCGGAGTTCGAGGAATCAGAAGAAAGGTGCTTGGTCACTGTCTTGGTAA
- the LOC109007777 gene encoding probable polygalacturonase isoform X1 encodes MRRSLALVGLLLVVALLSDAPWAARGSSHCKHTYSEDIRPHSVTITEFGAVGDGITLNTKAFQNAIFYLNSFSDKGGAKLFVPAGRWLTGSFDLISHLTLWLDKDAVILGSTNSADWPVIDPLPSYGRGRELPGGRHQSLIYGRNLTDVIITGDNGTIDGQGDIWWEWFGTGNLNYTRPHLVELMNSTGVVISNLTFLNSPFWTIHPVYCSQVTVQNVTILAPLDSPNTDGIDPGEFYHLSQNLFHSFYDSSDNVCIEDCYISTGDDLIAIKSGWDEYGIAYARPCTNIIIRRLIGETRTSAGIAIGSEMSGGVSEVHAENLRFFKSSTGILIKTSPGRGSYVRDIYVSNVTLADVDIAIRFIGYYGEHPDEFYDPNELPTIERITLKDITGENIKLAGLLEGIEGDNFLNICLANITLNVTSESPWNCSYIQGYSDLVSPETCEPLKEIISPERYSDCYHLSDHLRSSRNQKKGAWSLSW; translated from the exons ATGAGGAGATCTTTAGCT CTGGTGGGTTTGCTTCTGGTGGTTGCCTTGCTCAGTGATGCTCCATGGGCTGCCAGGGGCAGCTCACATTGCAAGCATACGTACTCTGAGGATATTCGACCTCACAGTGTCACGATTACTGAATTTGGCGCGGTTGGAGATGGGATCACTCTCAACACAAAAGCGTTTCAGAATGCCATATTCTACCTCAATTCATTTTCTGACAAAGGTGGGGCCAAACTTTTTGTCCCAGCTGGCCGGTGGTTGACAGGAAGCTTCGATCTCATCAGTCATCTTACTCTGTGGTTAGATAAGGATGCAGTAATTCTTGGATCAACA AACTCCGCTGATTGGCCAGTCATTGATCCTCTACCATCATATGGCCGAGGTAGGGAGTTGCCAGGTGGAAGGCATCAAAGCCTCATTTATGGACGCAATTTGACGGATGTAATTATAACAG GTGATAATGGAACTATCGACGGTCAAGGTGACATCTGGTGGGAGTGGTTTGGGACTGGAAACCTGAACTATACACGACCCCATTTGGTTGAGTTGATGAACTCAACCGGGGTTGTCATCTCAAACCTAACCTTCTTGAATTCTCCATTTTGGACCATTCATCCTGTATATTGCAG CCAAGTTACTGTCCAGAATGTCACAATCCTTGCTCCTCTTGATTCTCCAAATACAGATGGGATAGATCCAGGTGAATTCTACCATCTAAGCCAAAATCTCTTCCATTCATTTTATG ACTCCTCTGATAATGTTTGCATTGAAGACTGTTACATTAGCACTGGAGATGATCTGATTGCCATCAAAAGTGGGTGGGATGAGTATGGCATTGCATATGCTCGTCCGTGTACAAACATCATCATCCGCAGGCTAATTGGAGAGACTCGAACAAGCGCAGGGATTGCAATTGGCAGTGAGATGTCTGGAGGCGTGTCAGAGGTTCATGCAGAAAACCTTAGATTTTTCAAATCAAGCACAGGTATCTTAATAAAGACATCTCCTGGAAGGGGTAGTTATGTAAGAGATATCTACGTATCAAATGTGACTTTGGCTGATGTGGATATAGCTATAAGGTTTATCGGTTACTATGGAGAGCACCCAGATGAGTTTTATGACCCAAATGAGCTCCCTACAATAGAGAGAATAACTCTCAAAGATATCACAGGAGAGAATATTAAACTTGCAGGTCTCCTTGAGGGCATAGAAGGggacaattttctcaacatttgCCTTGCCAACATTACTCTTAATGTAACTTCAGAATCTCCTTGGAACTGCTCTTATATTCAAGGGTATTCTGACTTAGTTTCCCCAGAAACTTGTGAGCCTCTCAAGGAAATAATCTCTCCTGAGCGTTACTCAGATTGTTACCATCTATCAGATCACTTGCGGAGTTCGAGGAATCAGAAGAAAGGTGCTTGGTCACTGTCTTGGTAA